One segment of Primulina huaijiensis isolate GDHJ02 unplaced genomic scaffold, ASM1229523v2 scaffold208326, whole genome shotgun sequence DNA contains the following:
- the LOC140966965 gene encoding purple acid phosphatase 15-like isoform X2 produces the protein MDYRGIPNGWKYKTIGSENHCKCCSLWQVEISYDSQSYWRVSCVQPALFFRGPRKLHFGNYSSCLEPNTLYYYRCGDPSKQLMSAIHSFKTMPVSGPRSYPSRIALVGDLGLTYNTTSTIDHLRSNNPDLILLVGDVCYANLYLTNGTGSDCYSCSFADTPIHETYQPRWDYWGRFMKPLVSKVPIMMVQGNHEIEEQAENQTFASYISRFAFPSKESRFSSPFYYSFDAGGIHFIVLGAYVAYNKSDDQYKWLHKDLESVNRDVTPWLIATWHPPWYATYTAHYREAECMKVAMEDLLYEYGVDIVFNGHVHAYERSNRVYNYTLDPCGPIYIVIGDGGNREKMSIKHADEPGNCPEPSTTPDQFMGGFCARNFTSGPAAGNFCWDRQPEYSAYRETSFGHGILEVKNETHALWTWYRNQDMYNKFGDQIYIVRQPDKCLVDQKVIRHCMKNYNM, from the exons ATGGATTAcag GGGAATTCCAAATGGGTGGAAATATAAAACCATTGGATCCGAAAACCATTGCAAGTGTTGTTCATTATGGCAAGTTGAGATTTCCTATGATTCACAAAGCTACTGGAGAGTCTCTTGTGTACAGCCAGCTCTATTCTTTCGAGGGCCTCGAAAATTACACTTCGGGAATTATTCATCAT GTCTGGAACCGAACACTCTATATTATTATCGGTGTGGAGATCCTTCAAAACAGTTAATGAGTGCTATACACTCGTTTAAGACAATGCCGGTTTCTGGTCCTAGGAGTTATCCGAGTAGGATAGCTTTGGTTGGAGACTTAGGTCTCACATACAACACCACTTCGACTATCGACCATTTGAGGAGCAATAATCCTGATCTAATTCTGTTAGTTGGAGATGTATGTTATGCTAATTTGTATCTTACCAATGGGACTGGTTCTGATTGCTATTCTTGCTCGTTTGCCGATACTCCAATACACGAGACTTATCAACCTCGGTGGGATTATTGGGGGAG atttatGAAGCCTTTGGTGTCTAAAGTTCCAATTATGATGGTACAAGGCAACCATGAAATTGAAGAACAAGCTGAAAATCAGACTTTTGCATCCTATATCTCTAGATTTGCATTCCCATCAAAAGAAAGTAGATTTTCTTCCCCATTCTACTATTCGTTTGATGCAGGGGGCATACATTTTATAGTCCTTGGGGCATATGTTGCTTATAATAAATCAG ATGATCAATATAAATGGTTGCACAAAGATCTAGAGAGTGTTAATCGAGATGTTACTCCATGGTTGATAGCTACTTGGCATCCACCCTGGTATGCCACATACACGGCTCACTACCGAGAAGCTGAATGTATGAAGGTGGCGATGGAAGATTTGTTGTATGAGTATGGTGTGGACATAGTCTTTAACGGACAT GTTCATGCCTATGAGAGGTCAAATAGAGTATATAACTATACTCTGGATCCTTGTGGTCCAATCTATATAGTGATTGGCGATGGTGGAAATCGAGAGAAAATGTCAATCAAGCATGCTGACGAGCCAGGAAACTGTCCAGAACCATCCACCACGCCTGACCAATTTATGGGTGGATTTTGTGCGCGCAATTTTACATCAGGACCAGCAGCTGGTAATTTCTGTTGGGATCGACAACCTGAATATAGCGCATACAGGGAAACTAGCTTTGGCCATGGCATTCTTGAG GTGAAGAATGAGACACACGCCCTGTGGACATGGTACCGGAATC